One part of the Arabidopsis thaliana chromosome 1 sequence genome encodes these proteins:
- the ELF4-L4 gene encoding ELF4-like 4 (ELF4-like 4 (ELF4-L4); FUNCTIONS IN: molecular_function unknown; INVOLVED IN: biological_process unknown; LOCATED IN: cellular_component unknown; EXPRESSED IN: 21 plant structures; EXPRESSED DURING: 15 growth stages; CONTAINS InterPro DOMAIN/s: Protein of unknown function DUF1313 (InterPro:IPR009741); BEST Arabidopsis thaliana protein match is: ELF4-like 2 (TAIR:AT1G72630.1); Has 149 Blast hits to 148 proteins in 34 species: Archae - 0; Bacteria - 0; Metazoa - 0; Fungi - 0; Plants - 148; Viruses - 0; Other Eukaryotes - 1 (source: NCBI BLink).) yields MEGDVLSGFGDRHNMDGKLLQSFQKSFVDVQDILDQNRLLINEINQNHESKQPDNLGRNVGLIKELNNNIRRVASLYGDLSHSFARSVDASSEGESSGTLKSDGKANQKRFRSG; encoded by the coding sequence ATGGAAGGAGATGTGTTGTCAGGATTTGGAGACAGACACAATATGGATGGGAAATTGTTGCAGAGTTTCCAGAAGAGCTTTGTGGATGTTCAAGACATTTTGGACCAAAACCGATTATTGATCAACGAGATCAATCAGAACCATGAATCGAAACAACCAGATAACTTGGGTCGAAACGTGGGGTTGATCAAAGAGCTCAACAACAATATCAGAAGAGTAGCTAGCCTTTATGGTGATCTCTCTCATTCTTTTGCAAGATCAGTGGATGCTTCATCAGAAGGTGAATCTAGTGGAACTTTGAAATCTGATGGGAAAGCTAACCAGAAGAGATTTAGATCCGGTTAG
- the TRFL3 gene encoding TRF-like 3 (TRF-like 3 (TRFL3); FUNCTIONS IN: DNA binding, sequence-specific DNA binding transcription factor activity; INVOLVED IN: regulation of transcription; LOCATED IN: cytosolic ribosome; EXPRESSED IN: 17 plant structures; EXPRESSED DURING: 12 growth stages; CONTAINS InterPro DOMAIN/s: SANT, DNA-binding (InterPro:IPR001005), Homeodomain-like (InterPro:IPR009057), Myb, DNA-binding (InterPro:IPR014778), HTH transcriptional regulator, Myb-type, DNA-binding (InterPro:IPR017930), Homeodomain-related (InterPro:IPR012287); BEST Arabidopsis thaliana protein match is: TRF-like 6 (TAIR:AT1G72650.2); Has 797 Blast hits to 787 proteins in 122 species: Archae - 0; Bacteria - 2; Metazoa - 159; Fungi - 55; Plants - 510; Viruses - 0; Other Eukaryotes - 71 (source: NCBI BLink).) codes for MFGNVKDYGETFQDSIFQTRNGSLSSTNQIGNPVTYKLVRVAGDGSLVPATDEEMLEVKNLLEKNEQDMPVLPDPIQTEEYIPDEGSPSQFLQLENFEGFFQSETAGPYTENLNSRHESKEELMNGSQMLFVLPDTKFQISTELSGNVELVPSKVLLQEPILFSSNGCSINQSTDVLNATASPKEPALSTAASKPDFSRVPGEISLANLSIKELQETFRATFGRETTSKDKRWLKRRIKMGLINSCVVPTTTLTINDSKLIGGDQDAIDAFSKGTVDEETATESIDTPASPDGIKGHSNDFGHSPVETFVDHYSGNEDFEGEDGSAKRVRKPTRRYIEETNEKQQIDGSMIPSKDPSSIQAVSSEGRVVVTRMVSLAGSRIQVPYVSHVRRSRPRENIMALGEFRSKSWEVKAAPEEGNLNLSPPQLSNDVNRVPGVKSASRCVQKESDKDHLKPIFTDVDQEMMEPELLDSSGDSSDDNFVDAPITQSASGRKLHRAWTISEVEKLVEGVSKYGVGKWTEIKKLSFSPYTHRTTVDLKDKWRNLQKASSSNRMEGGLKKHGSMAIPTHIMLQVRELAQKQSPISRVVSKARVVKRSRSRNGFL; via the exons ATGTTTGGAAATGTGAAAGACTATGGAGAGACGTTTCAAGACAGTATTTTTCAGACAAGAAACGGATCACTTTCCTCAACAAATCAAATTGGAAACCCTGTTACGTACAAGCTTGTGCGG GTTGCAGGCGACGGGAGTCTAGTTCCTGCAACTGATGAAGAGATGTTGGAGGTCAAGAATTTGCTTGAGAAAAACGAGCAAGATATGCCTGTTTTACCAGATCCTATACAAACTGAGGAATACATTCCCGATGAAGGTTCACCTTCTCAGTTTCTGCAGctagaaaattttgaag GCTTCTTTCAGTCGGAAACTGCAGGACCGTATACAGAAAATTTGAACTCTCGACATgag TCTAAAGAGGAATTGATGAATGGATCTCAGATGCTTTTTGTTCTTCCGGATACcaaatttcagatttctaCTGAGCTGTCTGGGAATGTGGAGCTAGTCCCATCCAAAGTTTTGCTGCAGGAACCAattcttttttcatcaaatgGATGCAGTATTAATCAATCTACGGATGTCTTAAATGCTACAGCTAGTCCTAAAGAACCTGCATTGTCAACTGCTGCCTCAAAACCTGATTTTTCTAGAGTACCAGGCGAGATAAGCTTGGCTAATCTTTCAATTAAAGAATTACAAGAAACTTTCAGAGCCACGTTTGGTCGTGAAACTACTTCTAAGGACAAACGATGGctcaaaagaagaatcaaaatgGGACTGATTAATTCATGTGTAGTTCCAACAACTACCCTGACAATTAATGATAGCAAACTGATTGGTGGAGATCAAGATGCAATTGATGCTTTTAGCAAGGGTACAGTAGATGAAGAAACAGCTACTGAAAGCATAGATACACCAGCTAGTCCTGACGGCATAAAGGGGCATTCAAATGATTTTGGGCATAGTCCTGTTGAAACTTTTGTGGACCATTATTCTGGAAACGAAGATTTTGAAGGTGAAGATGGGTCTGCAAAAAGAGTGAGGAAGCCTACAAGGAGATATATTGAAGAAACCaatgaaaaacaacaaattgaCGGGTCAATGATCCCTTCAAAAGATCCAAGCTCTATTCAAGCCGTTTCTTCAGAAGGGAGAGTTGTTGTCACCAGGATGGTATCCCTTGCTGGTTCCAGAATTCAGGTTCCCTATGTTTCTCATGTAAGGAGAAGTCGTCCAAGAGAAAACATAATGGCTCTTGGG GAATTTCGTTCTAAGTCATGGGAGGTGAAAGCTGCTCCAGAGGAGGGTAACCTGAATCTAAGCCCACCTCAGTTGAGCAATGATGTGAACCGAGTTCCAGGTGTCAAATCTGCATCTAGATGTGTCCAGAAAGAA AGTGACAAAGACCATTTAAAACCAATTTTCACTGATGTGGATCAAGAGATGATGGAGCCAGAGCTCTTAGACTCATCTGGAGATAGCTCAGATGATAATTTCGTTGATGCACCAATCACGCAAAGTGCAAGTGGAAGGAAGCTTCATCGAGCTTGGACTATCTCTGAAGTTGAAAAACTAGTCGAAGGTGTGTCCAAATATGGAGTAGGGAAATGGACTGAGATCAAAAAGCTTTCATTTTCACCATACACGCATCGTACCACTGTGGATCTCAAG GACAAATGGCGAAATCTACAAAAAGCAAGTTCTTCAAACAGAATG GAAGGAGGTCTGAAGAAACACGGGTCGATGGCCATTCCTACTCACATTATGTTGCAGGTAAGAGAGCTTGCTCAAAAACAATCACCGATTTCACGTGTAGTGAGCAAGGCTAGAGTGGTGAAGAGATCGAGATCAAGAAACGGTTTCTTGTAG
- the TRFL3 gene encoding TRF-like 3 (TRF-like 3 (TRFL3); FUNCTIONS IN: DNA binding, sequence-specific DNA binding transcription factor activity; INVOLVED IN: regulation of transcription; EXPRESSED IN: 17 plant structures; EXPRESSED DURING: 12 growth stages; CONTAINS InterPro DOMAIN/s: SANT, DNA-binding (InterPro:IPR001005), Myb, DNA-binding (InterPro:IPR014778), Homeodomain-like (InterPro:IPR009057), HTH transcriptional regulator, Myb-type, DNA-binding (InterPro:IPR017930), Homeodomain-related (InterPro:IPR012287); BEST Arabidopsis thaliana protein match is: TRF-like 6 (TAIR:AT1G72650.2).), with protein sequence MFGNVKDYGETFQDSIFQTRNGSLSSTNQIGNPVTYKLVRVAGDGSLVPATDEEMLEVKNLLEKNEQDMPVLPDPIQTEEYIPDEGSPSQFLQLENFEGKTYCIHAKTDRISLGLHDKGFFQSETAGPYTENLNSRHESKEELMNGSQMLFVLPDTKFQISTELSGNVELVPSKVLLQEPILFSSNGCSINQSTDVLNATASPKEPALSTAASKPDFSRVPGEISLANLSIKELQETFRATFGRETTSKDKRWLKRRIKMGLINSCVVPTTTLTINDSKLIGGDQDAIDAFSKGTVDEETATESIDTPASPDGIKGHSNDFGHSPVETFVDHYSGNEDFEGEDGSAKRVRKPTRRYIEETNEKQQIDGSMIPSKDPSSIQAVSSEGRVVVTRMVSLAGSRIQVPYVSHVRRSRPRENIMALGEFRSKSWEVKAAPEEGNLNLSPPQLSNDVNRVPGVKSASRCVQKESDKDHLKPIFTDVDQEMMEPELLDSSGDSSDDNFVDAPITQSASGRKLHRAWTISEVEKLVEGVSKYGVGKWTEIKKLSFSPYTHRTTVDLKDKWRNLQKASSSNRMEGGLKKHGSMAIPTHIMLQVRELAQKQSPISRVVSKARVVKRSRSRNGFL encoded by the exons ATGTTTGGAAATGTGAAAGACTATGGAGAGACGTTTCAAGACAGTATTTTTCAGACAAGAAACGGATCACTTTCCTCAACAAATCAAATTGGAAACCCTGTTACGTACAAGCTTGTGCGG GTTGCAGGCGACGGGAGTCTAGTTCCTGCAACTGATGAAGAGATGTTGGAGGTCAAGAATTTGCTTGAGAAAAACGAGCAAGATATGCCTGTTTTACCAGATCCTATACAAACTGAGGAATACATTCCCGATGAAGGTTCACCTTCTCAGTTTCTGCAGctagaaaattttgaag GAAAGACTTATTGTATACACGCAAAGACGGATAGAATTTCCTTAGGACTGCACGACAAGG GCTTCTTTCAGTCGGAAACTGCAGGACCGTATACAGAAAATTTGAACTCTCGACATgag TCTAAAGAGGAATTGATGAATGGATCTCAGATGCTTTTTGTTCTTCCGGATACcaaatttcagatttctaCTGAGCTGTCTGGGAATGTGGAGCTAGTCCCATCCAAAGTTTTGCTGCAGGAACCAattcttttttcatcaaatgGATGCAGTATTAATCAATCTACGGATGTCTTAAATGCTACAGCTAGTCCTAAAGAACCTGCATTGTCAACTGCTGCCTCAAAACCTGATTTTTCTAGAGTACCAGGCGAGATAAGCTTGGCTAATCTTTCAATTAAAGAATTACAAGAAACTTTCAGAGCCACGTTTGGTCGTGAAACTACTTCTAAGGACAAACGATGGctcaaaagaagaatcaaaatgGGACTGATTAATTCATGTGTAGTTCCAACAACTACCCTGACAATTAATGATAGCAAACTGATTGGTGGAGATCAAGATGCAATTGATGCTTTTAGCAAGGGTACAGTAGATGAAGAAACAGCTACTGAAAGCATAGATACACCAGCTAGTCCTGACGGCATAAAGGGGCATTCAAATGATTTTGGGCATAGTCCTGTTGAAACTTTTGTGGACCATTATTCTGGAAACGAAGATTTTGAAGGTGAAGATGGGTCTGCAAAAAGAGTGAGGAAGCCTACAAGGAGATATATTGAAGAAACCaatgaaaaacaacaaattgaCGGGTCAATGATCCCTTCAAAAGATCCAAGCTCTATTCAAGCCGTTTCTTCAGAAGGGAGAGTTGTTGTCACCAGGATGGTATCCCTTGCTGGTTCCAGAATTCAGGTTCCCTATGTTTCTCATGTAAGGAGAAGTCGTCCAAGAGAAAACATAATGGCTCTTGGG GAATTTCGTTCTAAGTCATGGGAGGTGAAAGCTGCTCCAGAGGAGGGTAACCTGAATCTAAGCCCACCTCAGTTGAGCAATGATGTGAACCGAGTTCCAGGTGTCAAATCTGCATCTAGATGTGTCCAGAAAGAA AGTGACAAAGACCATTTAAAACCAATTTTCACTGATGTGGATCAAGAGATGATGGAGCCAGAGCTCTTAGACTCATCTGGAGATAGCTCAGATGATAATTTCGTTGATGCACCAATCACGCAAAGTGCAAGTGGAAGGAAGCTTCATCGAGCTTGGACTATCTCTGAAGTTGAAAAACTAGTCGAAGGTGTGTCCAAATATGGAGTAGGGAAATGGACTGAGATCAAAAAGCTTTCATTTTCACCATACACGCATCGTACCACTGTGGATCTCAAG GACAAATGGCGAAATCTACAAAAAGCAAGTTCTTCAAACAGAATG GAAGGAGGTCTGAAGAAACACGGGTCGATGGCCATTCCTACTCACATTATGTTGCAGGTAAGAGAGCTTGCTCAAAAACAATCACCGATTTCACGTGTAGTGAGCAAGGCTAGAGTGGTGAAGAGATCGAGATCAAGAAACGGTTTCTTGTAG
- the TRFL3 gene encoding TRF-like 3: MFGNVKDYGETFQDSIFQTRNGSLSSTNQIGNPVTYKLVRVAGDGSLVPATDEEMLEVKNLLEKNEQDMPVLPDPIQTEEYIPDEGSPSQFLQLENFEGFFQSETAGPYTENLNSRHEISTELSGNVELVPSKVLLQEPILFSSNGCSINQSTDVLNATASPKEPALSTAASKPDFSRVPGEISLANLSIKELQETFRATFGRETTSKDKRWLKRRIKMGLINSCVVPTTTLTINDSKLIGGDQDAIDAFSKGTVDEETATESIDTPASPDGIKGHSNDFGHSPVETFVDHYSGNEDFEGEDGSAKRVRKPTRRYIEETNEKQQIDGSMIPSKDPSSIQAVSSEGRVVVTRMVSLAGSRIQVPYVSHVRRSRPRENIMALGEFRSKSWEVKAAPEEGNLNLSPPQLSNDVNRVPGVKSASRCVQKESDKDHLKPIFTDVDQEMMEPELLDSSGDSSDDNFVDAPITQSASGRKLHRAWTISEVEKLVEGVSKYGVGKWTEIKKLSFSPYTHRTTVDLKDKWRNLQKASSSNRMEGGLKKHGSMAIPTHIMLQVRELAQKQSPISRVVSKARVVKRSRSRNGFL, encoded by the exons ATGTTTGGAAATGTGAAAGACTATGGAGAGACGTTTCAAGACAGTATTTTTCAGACAAGAAACGGATCACTTTCCTCAACAAATCAAATTGGAAACCCTGTTACGTACAAGCTTGTGCGG GTTGCAGGCGACGGGAGTCTAGTTCCTGCAACTGATGAAGAGATGTTGGAGGTCAAGAATTTGCTTGAGAAAAACGAGCAAGATATGCCTGTTTTACCAGATCCTATACAAACTGAGGAATACATTCCCGATGAAGGTTCACCTTCTCAGTTTCTGCAGctagaaaattttgaag GCTTCTTTCAGTCGGAAACTGCAGGACCGTATACAGAAAATTTGAACTCTCGACATgag atttctaCTGAGCTGTCTGGGAATGTGGAGCTAGTCCCATCCAAAGTTTTGCTGCAGGAACCAattcttttttcatcaaatgGATGCAGTATTAATCAATCTACGGATGTCTTAAATGCTACAGCTAGTCCTAAAGAACCTGCATTGTCAACTGCTGCCTCAAAACCTGATTTTTCTAGAGTACCAGGCGAGATAAGCTTGGCTAATCTTTCAATTAAAGAATTACAAGAAACTTTCAGAGCCACGTTTGGTCGTGAAACTACTTCTAAGGACAAACGATGGctcaaaagaagaatcaaaatgGGACTGATTAATTCATGTGTAGTTCCAACAACTACCCTGACAATTAATGATAGCAAACTGATTGGTGGAGATCAAGATGCAATTGATGCTTTTAGCAAGGGTACAGTAGATGAAGAAACAGCTACTGAAAGCATAGATACACCAGCTAGTCCTGACGGCATAAAGGGGCATTCAAATGATTTTGGGCATAGTCCTGTTGAAACTTTTGTGGACCATTATTCTGGAAACGAAGATTTTGAAGGTGAAGATGGGTCTGCAAAAAGAGTGAGGAAGCCTACAAGGAGATATATTGAAGAAACCaatgaaaaacaacaaattgaCGGGTCAATGATCCCTTCAAAAGATCCAAGCTCTATTCAAGCCGTTTCTTCAGAAGGGAGAGTTGTTGTCACCAGGATGGTATCCCTTGCTGGTTCCAGAATTCAGGTTCCCTATGTTTCTCATGTAAGGAGAAGTCGTCCAAGAGAAAACATAATGGCTCTTGGG GAATTTCGTTCTAAGTCATGGGAGGTGAAAGCTGCTCCAGAGGAGGGTAACCTGAATCTAAGCCCACCTCAGTTGAGCAATGATGTGAACCGAGTTCCAGGTGTCAAATCTGCATCTAGATGTGTCCAGAAAGAA AGTGACAAAGACCATTTAAAACCAATTTTCACTGATGTGGATCAAGAGATGATGGAGCCAGAGCTCTTAGACTCATCTGGAGATAGCTCAGATGATAATTTCGTTGATGCACCAATCACGCAAAGTGCAAGTGGAAGGAAGCTTCATCGAGCTTGGACTATCTCTGAAGTTGAAAAACTAGTCGAAGGTGTGTCCAAATATGGAGTAGGGAAATGGACTGAGATCAAAAAGCTTTCATTTTCACCATACACGCATCGTACCACTGTGGATCTCAAG GACAAATGGCGAAATCTACAAAAAGCAAGTTCTTCAAACAGAATG GAAGGAGGTCTGAAGAAACACGGGTCGATGGCCATTCCTACTCACATTATGTTGCAGGTAAGAGAGCTTGCTCAAAAACAATCACCGATTTCACGTGTAGTGAGCAAGGCTAGAGTGGTGAAGAGATCGAGATCAAGAAACGGTTTCTTGTAG